One window of Triticum dicoccoides isolate Atlit2015 ecotype Zavitan chromosome 5A, WEW_v2.0, whole genome shotgun sequence genomic DNA carries:
- the LOC119302677 gene encoding synaptotagmin-2-like — protein sequence MGVVSTVLGLFGFGFGFSSGIAIGYYFFIYFQPTNVKDVEVRPLVEYDSNSLDGILPEIPMWVKNPDYDRIDWLNRFLELMWPNLNKAICRMAQDIAKPIIAENCEKYKIDSVEFETLTLGTLPPTFQGMKVYVTDEKELIMEPSLKWAANPNITVVAKAYGLKATVQIVDLQVFASPRITLKPLVPTFPCFANISVSLMEKPHVDFGLKLFGADLMAIPVLYKFVQDTIKKQVANMYLWPKTLEVPIMDASKASKKPVGILLLKVVRAQNLKKKDLLGKSDPYAKLKMTDDKLPSKKTSVKRSNLNPEWNEEFKFVVTDPENQSLEINVFDWEQVGKHEKMGMNRILLKELPPEETKVLTLNLLKTMDPNDIQNEKSRGQIILEATYKPFKEEDMEKESVDGVDEVQKAPDNTPAGGGLLFVVVHEAQDLEGKHHTNPYAKIIFKGEEKKTKVIKKNRDPRWEDEFEFVCEEPPTNDKLHVEVLSKAGKKGILHGKEALGYIDIALADVISNKRINEKFHLIDSKNGQIQIELQWRTS from the exons ATGGGCGTAGTCAGCACGGTGCTTGGTCTCTTTGGATTTGGATTTGGATTCTCTTCTGGTATTGCTATTGGGTACTACTTCTTCATCTACTTCCAGCCAACGAATGTCAAG GATGTCGAAGTTCGcccacttgtggaatatgactcaaATTCTTTGGATGGAATCCTTCCTGAAATTCCTATGTGGGTCAAGAATCCCGACTATGATAGA ATTGATTGGCTCAACAGGTTTCTGGAATTGATGTGGCCCAATCTTAATAAG GCTATCTGCAGAATGGCGCAGGATATTGCAAAGCCAATTATTGCTGAGAACTGTGAGAAGTACAAGATAGATTCGGTTGAGTTCGAAACACTTACTCTGGGTACCTTACCACCCACCTTTCAAG GAATGAAAGTCTATGTCACCGATGAGAAAGAGTTGATAATGGAACCATCTCTAAAGTGGGCTGCAAATCCCAATATTACTGTTGTTGCAAAGGCGTACGGGTTGAAAGCAACCGTCCAA ATTGTGGATCTGCAAGTCTTTGCATCACCTCGTATTACTCTGAAGCCGTTGGTGCCTACATTTCCTTGCTTCGCTAATATTAGTGTCTCTCTCATGGAGAAG CCACATGTTGATTTTGGGCTCAAACTATTCGGAGCAGATTTAATGGCTATTCCTGTTCTTTACAAATTCGTTCAG GACACCATCAAGAAGCAAGTTGCGAACATGTATCTGTGGCCAAAGACACTAGAAGTCCCTATAATGGATGCCTCAAA AGCATCAAAGAAGCCTGTTGGAATTCTActtctgaaggttgtaagagctcaAAATCTGAAAAAGAAGGATCTGCTGGGTAAATCAGATCCATATGCGAAACTTAAGATGACAGATGACAAGCTTCCATCCAAGAAAACATCAGTAAAACGCAGCAATCTCAATCCTGAGTGGAATGAAGAATTCAAATTTGTCGTGACAGATCCAGAAAACCAGTCGCTGGAAATTAATGTCTTTGACTGGGAACAG GTTGGTAAACATGAAAAGATGGGCATGAACAGGATTCTGTTGAAAGAACTTCCCCCAGAGGAGACTAAAGTGCTGACTCTTAACTTACTGAAGACCATGGATCCAAATGATATACAAAATGAGAAGTCTCGTGGTCAGATTATTTTGGAGGCGACATATAAGCCTTTCAAGGAAGAAGATATGGAGAAAGAAAGCGTGGATGGTGTTGATGAAGTGCAGAAAGCTCCAGACAACACTCCAGCTGGTGGTGGGCTGCTTTTTGTTGTTGTTCACGAAGCTCAAgatcttgaagggaagcatcacacaaACCCATACGCAAAGATAATCTTTAAAGGAGAAGAGAAGAAAACAAAG GTGATCAAGAAGAACAGGGATCCACGATGGGAGGATGAATTTGAGTTTGTTTGTGAGGAACCACCTACAAATGATAAGTTGCATGTTGAAGTCCTAAGTAAAGCTGGAAAAAAAGGAATATTGCATGGGAAG GAAGCCTTGGGCTACATTGATATAGCCCTGGCAGACGTTATCAGCAACAAGCGGATTAACGAGAAGTTCCATCTCATTGACTCGAAAAATGGGCAGATTCAAATCGAGTTGCAGTGGAGAACTTCATAG